From the genome of Cryptococcus tetragattii IND107 chromosome 8, whole genome shotgun sequence, one region includes:
- a CDS encoding transcription elongation factor SPT4: protein MPPKSGRAELRACLVCSILQSTNDFLTQGCPNCEDILEMRGSAERVAECTSLLYDGMIAMIEPSESWVARWQRIDKRMRGIYAVRVTGRAPQDVIDAIEARGGVYRPRDAVED from the exons aTGCCTCCTAAATCCGGAAGAGCGGAGCTCCGTGCTTGTCTTGTCTGTTCCATCTTACAATCCACAAACGACTTTTTAACGCAGGGATGTCCTAATTGCGAAGATATTCTCGAG ATGAGGGGATCGGCTGAAAGAGTGGCAGAATGTACAAGTTTGTTGTATGATGGTATGATTGCGATGATTGAACCGTCCGAGAGCTGGGTTGCGAGATGGCAACGCATAG ATAAAAGGATGAGAGGCATTTATGCTGTGCGAGTGACAGGCCGGGCACCGCAAGATGTAATCGATGCGATTGAAGCCAGGGGTGGTGTCTATAGACCACGAGATGCGGTTGAAGATTAG
- a CDS encoding sulfate adenylyltransferase — protein sequence MANAPHGGVLKDLLVRDAALHDSLLQEARGLNDIFLTERQLCDLELILNGGFSPLEGFMNEQDYTSVVETLRLAPFDGQKHGDVFPIPITLDVSQEDINTLGLKQGARVALRDPRDDAALAILTVSDIYRPNKANEAEKVFGADDIAHPSVAYLRNNVKEFYVGGKVQAIQAPTHFDYVALRYSPAELRAHFHKIAWRKVVAFQTRNPMHRAHRELTVRAARQRRANVLIHPVVGLTKPGDVDHYTRVRAYQALMPSYPEGMAHLALLPLAMRMAGPREAVWHALIRKNFGATHFIVGRDHAGPGKNSQGKDFYGPYDAQELVTKFKDELQIEMVPFQAMTYLPGSDEYQPVDEVPKGTPTADISGTELRKRLRTGASIPDWFSYTGVVKVLRESYPPRPQQGFTILLTGLHNSGKDTIARALQVTLQQQGSRSVSLLLGEELRSDLDPQIGGAITPEQKHINLERIGFVAAELTKAGAAVIAAPTAPYERSRQAFKKQVVGSGGGNYFLVHVATPLEWCEKVDRRGLYKAARAGEIKNLTGVDDVYEAPENADLVCDLRNDTVPEIVHSIIMILESQNLV from the exons ATGGCTAACGCTCCTCACGGTGGTGTTCTCAAGGACCTCCTCGTCCGCGATGCTGCTCTTCACgattctcttctccaagagGCTCGTGGCTTGAACGACATCTTCCTTACCGAG CGTCAATTGTGTGACCTCGAGCTTATCTTGAACGGTGgtttctctcctcttgaGGGTTTCATGAACGAGCAGGACTACACTTC TGTTGTTGAGACTCTCCGACTTGCCCCTTTCGACGGTCAAAAGCATGGTGACGTTTTCCCCATTCCCATTACTCTCGACGTCTCCCAGGAGGACATCAACACTCTTGGCCTCAAGCAGGGTGCCCGAGTGGCTCTCCGAGACCCCCGAGACGATGCTGCCCTTGCTATCCTCACTG TATCTGACATCTACCGACCTAACAAGGCCAacgaggctgagaaggtCTTTGGTGCGGATGACATTGCCCACCCTTCCGTCGCTTACCTCCGCAACAATGTCAAGGAGTTTTACGTCGGCGGTAAGGTCCAGGCTATCCAGGCTCCTACCCACTTTGACTACGTTGCCCTCCGATACTCCCCCGCCGAGCTCCGAGCCCATTTCCACAAGATCGCCTGGCGAAAGGTTGTCGCTTTCCAGACCCGAAACCCTATGCACCGAGCCCACCGAGAGCTTACCGTCCGAGCCGCCCGTCAACGACGAGCCAACGTCCTCATCCACCCCGTTGTCGGCCTTACCAAGCCCGGAGATGTTGACCACTACACTCGTGTCCGAGCTTACCAGGCTCTCATGCCCTCTTACCCCGAGGGTATGGCCCACCTTGCCCTCTTGCCCCTCGCTATGAGAATGGCTGGTCCCAGGGAGGCCGTCTGGCACGCCCTTATCCGAAAGAACTTTGGTGCGACCCACTTCATTGTCGGTCGAGACCACGCTGGTCCCGGTAAGAACTCTCAGGGTAAGGACTTTTACGGTCCTTACGACGCCCAGGAGCTCGTTACGAAGTTCAAGGATGAGCTCCAGATTGAGATGGTTCCCTTCCAGGCCATGACCTACCTTCCTGGCTCTGACGAGTACCAGCCCGTCGACGAGGTCCCCAAGGGTACCCCCACCGCCGATATCTCTGGTACCGAGCTCCGAAAGCGACTCCGAACCGGTGCCTCCATCCCCGATTGGTTCTCTTACACTGGTGTCGTCAAGGTTCTCCGAGAGTCTTACCCTCCTCGACCCCAGCAGGGTTTCACTATCCTCTTGACCGGTCTCCACAACTCTGGTAAGGACACCATTGCCCGAGCTCTCCAGGTTACCCTCCAACAACAAGGCTCTCGATCAgtctccctccttctcggtGAGGAGCTCCGATCAGACCTCGACCCCCAGATTGGCGGTGCTATCACTCCTGAGCAGAAGCACATCAACCTCGAGCGAATCGGTTTCGTCGCTGCCGAGCTTACCAAGGCCGGTGCCGCCGTCATTGCCGCCCCCACCGCTCCTTACGAGAGGTCCCGACAGGCTTTCAAGAAGCAGGTTGTCGGCTCCGGTGGTGGCAACTACTTCTTGGTCCACGTCGCTACTCCTTTGGAATGGTGTGAGAAGGTCGACAGGAGGGGATTGTACAAGGCTGCCAGGGCTGGTGAGATCAAGAACTTGACTGGTGTCGATGATGTGTACGAGGCTCCCGAGAACGCCGACTTGGTCTGCGACTTGAGGAATGACACTGTTCCCGAGATCGTCCATT CCATTATTATGATCCTCGAGAGCCAGAACCTTGTTtaa
- a CDS encoding phosphoenolpyruvate carboxykinase (ATP), with the protein MAPRQHQHDEFESNQFLGKELKYFSQAGFDLDRIHIKRNAPVASLYEDAILNEGAVISSNGALINFSGKKTGRSPKDKRIVYEETSKDDVWWGPVNIKMDEHTFEINRERAIDYLNTRENVYVFDGFAGWDPKYRIKVRIIASRAYHALFMHNMLIRPTPEELENFGEPDFIIYNAGQFPANRFTTGMTSTTSVGVNFKRMEMVILGTEYAGEMKKGIFSVMHYLQPVKFGQLSLHSSANQGIGKNDDVTLFFGLSGTGKTTLSADANRLLIGDDEHVWSDTGVFNIEGGCYAKCINLSAEKEPEIFNAIKFGSILENVVYNPADRKPDYDDVSITENTRCAYPIEYIPNAKIPCIADRQPSNIIMLCCDAFGVLPPVSRLTPEQAQYHFVAGYTSKTPGTEDGIVEPSPTFSTCYGQPFIILHPGRYAKMLAERMEKNRVNCWLINTGWTGGKFGTGKRCPLKYTRAIVDAIHNGSLAKAEYENFPIFNLAIPKAVEGVPSDILNPEKVWPSKEAFKAELDKLGGMFQKAFAKYEADIDEKVKLSGPVFA; encoded by the exons ATGGCTCCCAGACAACATCAACACGACGAATTTGAGAGCAATCAGTTCCTCGGTAAGGAACTGAAGTACTTCTCCCAGGCCGGTTTCGACTTGGACCGAATTCACATTAAG AGAAATGCCCCTGTCGCTTCCCTCTACGAAGATGCAATTCTCAATGAAGGTGCTGTCATCTCTTCAAATGGAGCTCTTATCAACTTCTCCGGCAAGAAGACTGGTCGAAGTCCCAAGGACAAGCGAATTGTCTACGAGGAAACTAGCAAGGACGACGTCTGGTGGGGTCCCGTGAATATCAAGATGGA CGAACACACTTTCGAGATCAACCGAGAACGAGCTATCGACTACCTCAATACTCGAGAAAATGTCTATGTCTTCGATGGTTTCGCCGGCTGGGATCCCAAATACAGAATCAAGGTCCGAATCATTGCTTCCCGAGCCTACCACGCCCTCTTCATG CACAACATGCTTATTCGACCGACTCCTGAGGAACTCGAAAATTTCGGCGAGCCCgatttcatcatctacaATGCTGGTCAGTTCCCTGCCAACCGATTCACCACCGGTATgacttccaccacctccgtCGGGGTCAACTTCAAGCGAATGGAGATGGTCATCCTCGGTACCGAGTATGCCGgtgagatgaagaagggtatcTTCTCTGTCATGCACTATCTCCAACCCGTCAAGTTCGGCCAGCTTtctctccactcttcaGCCAATCAAGGTATCGGAAAGAATGACGAtgtcaccctcttcttcggtcTTAGTGGTACTGGCAAGACCACTCTTTCCGCCGATGCTAACAGATTATTAATTGGTGACGATGAGCACGTCTGGAGTGACACTGGCGTCTTCAACATTGAGGGTGGCTGTTACGCCAAGTGTATCAACCTCTCTGCTGAAAAG GAACCCGAGATCTTCAATGCCATCAAGTTTGGCTCCATCCTCGAAAATGTTGTCTACAACCCTGCCGATCGCAAACCTGACTACGACGATGTTTCCATCACCGAGAACACCCGATGCGCCTATCCCATTGAGTACATCCCTAATGCCAAGATCCCCTGTATCGCAGACCGTCAACCCTCCAACATCATTATGCTCTGTTGCGATGCCTTCGGTGTCCTTCCACCCGTCTCCCGACTTACTCCCGAGCAAGCTCAGTACCACTTCGTTGCTGGTTACACTTCCAAGACTCCCGGTACTGAAGATGGTATCGTCGAGCCTTCGCCCACTTTCTCCACATGTTACGGTCAACCCTTCATTATCCTCCACCCCGGCAGGTACGCCAAGATGCTCgctgagaggatggaaaagaacCGTGTCAACTGTTGGTTAATCAACACTGGTTGGACTGGTGGGAAGTTTGGTACCGGCAAACGATGCCCTCTCAAGTACACCCGAGCTATCGTCGACGCCATTCACAACGGCTCTCTTGCGAAGGCCGAGTACGAAAacttccccatcttcaacctcgCTATTCCCAAGGCTGTTGAGGGTGTTCCTAGTGACATCTTGAACCCCGAGAAGGTCTGGCCGAGCAAGGAAGCTTTCAAGGCGGAGTTGGACAAATTGGGCGGCATGTTCCAGAAGGCGTTTGCCAAGTACGAAGCGGACATTGACGAGAAGGTGAAGTTGTCAGGTCCTGTGTTCGCGTAA
- a CDS encoding lactoylglutathione lyase, whose translation MSTAASNPATYKFNHTMMRIKDPKVSLPFYEKVLGMKVYYEAPGGDFTNYFLAFANGFDGVDLNKENVREKLFEREGILELCHNWGTENDANFKGYASGNEEPGRGFGHVCISVDNLEAACKRFDELGVKFKKRPEEGRMRHIAFIYDPDGYWVEIIGRDRRPA comes from the exons ATGTCCACTGCCGCTTCTAACCCCGCTACCTACAAGTTCAACCACACCATGATGAGAATTAAGGACCCTAAGGTGTCCCTTCCCTTCTACGAAAAGGTTCTTGGTATGAAG GTTTACTATGAGGCTCCCGGTGGTGACTTCACCAACtacttccttgccttcgcCAACGGGTTCGACGGTGTCGACCTCAACAAAGAGAACGTCAGGGAGAAGCTCTTCGAACGAGAAGGTATCCTTGAGCTCTGTCATAACTGGGGTACTG AGAATGATGCCAATTTCAAGGGCTACGCTTCCGGTAACGAGGAGCCTGGGCGAGGTTTCGGCCACGTCTGTATCAGCGTGGACAACCTCGAGGCTGCTTGCAAGCGATTTGATGAGCTCGGCGTCAAGTTCAAGAAGAGGCCCGAGGAGGGCAGGATGAGA CACATTGCCTTTATCTACGACCCTGATGGATATTGGGTCGAGATCATCGGTCGAGACCGTCGCCCAGCGTAA
- a CDS encoding cytosolic Fe-S cluster assembly factor NAR1, protein MAFSGALTITDLDDFLTPSQACIIPVRNNKKPTEDEGPTEIHIDSNNNYYEVSTYPSVGHDDGVGNSKKALEKAEINLNDCLACSGCITSTESLLITMQSQNEVLQFIKTNPTALDPESPCHKPRLSILSISPQTLASLSAAYATASSRSPISLLVLLRRIRAFLSQPEKGAWRVWDTTFARHMSLRESVVEFHERKESKEKGKAVEMPMLASACPGWVCYAEKAQGDMLPLLSAARSSQGIVGALAKSWYGHQLQYKPDEIYHVTAMPCYDKKLEASRSDFYSSLYSTRDVDCVLTTGELDLLLKELGFDPYVPVANEFTPSCSATEDSPFPELLTHEGSSSGSYLQTIIYDVQRSHPNPTRITTREIRGSTDNVEYLIQDTVTGQIIFKGAKVYGFRNLQNLVRKVAKETGIGRSGRGAGAGKLSAAVAARRRKAKTATPAVTSAPTSADGTDTESIASLSLVSGEDRKLDFVEVMACPGGCVNGGGQMKPTVPTPSAPEAMEVDEEGYQRVLPDDGVAVAVNGGSNGVGTGTVAGMEEGMRWSTKEWVAKVEDIYWTGLPTPPPSPPLTASNVSGFAPQVKTNGITNVHTKNGIDRNLQSDRLAEEIIHEVCGDDASKRWEFMRTRFRKVESDVLSSGGVTHEAVKW, encoded by the exons ATGGCTTTCTCAGGCGCTCTC ACTATCACCGACTTGGATGACTTTCTAACGCCATCTCAAGCATGTATCATTCCTGTTCGTAATAACAAGAAGCCAacggaggatgaagggccC ACCGAAATTCATATCGACTCTAACAACAATTATTACGAGGTATCCACATATCCATCGGTTGGCCACGACGATGGCGTCGGAAATTCGAAGAAGGCATTGGAGAAGGCGGAAATCAATTTAAATGATTGCTTGGCTTGCAG CGGGTGTATTACCTCCACTGAATCGCTTTTGATCACGATGCAGTCTCAAAACGAGGTCCTCCAGTTTATCAAAACGAATCCGACAGCATTAGATCCTGAATCCCCCTGCCATAAGCCGCGTTTATCTATCCTTTCCATATCGCCTCAGACCCTTGCTTCTCTATCCGCAGCTTATGCGACCGCATCCTCTCGATCTCCCATTTCTCTATTGGTGCTTTTACGGCGTATCCGTGCATTCCTCTCCCAGCCGGAAAAGGGAGCTTGGAGAGTATGGGACACTACTTTTGCTCGGCATATGAGTTTGAGAGAATCTGTGGTGGAGTTCCATGAGCGAAAGGAGAGtaaggaaaaggggaaggcTGTGGAGATGCCGATGCTGGCGAGTGCTTGTCCTGGATGGGTTTGTTACGCAGAGAAGGCACAGGGTGATATGTTGCCCTTATTGAGTGCAGCAAGGAGTAGCCAGGGAATTGTTGGAGCATTGGCAAAGTCTTGGTATGGCCACCAGTTGCAGTACAA ACCCGATGAGATTTATCACGTTACTGCAATGCCTTGTTAtgacaagaagctcgaagCCTCAAGATCCGACTTTTATTCTTCCCTCTATTCAACGCGCGATGTTGACTGTGTTCTCACAACTGGCGAacttgatcttctccttaAAGAACTTGGATTCGACCCCTATGTTCCTGTCGCCAACGAGTTTACTCCTTCTTGCTCGGCTACTGAAGACTCGCCATTCCCTGAGCTCCTAACTCATGAAGGTTCCAGCTCCGGCTCCTATCTCCAGACCATCATTTATGACGTCCAACGCTCTCATCCCAATCCTACTCGAATTACGACTCGTGAGATCAGAGGTTCAACGGACAACGTGGAATACCTCATTCAGGATACTGTCACTGGCCAAATCATTTTCAAGGGTGCCAAGGTCTATGGGTTCCGTAATCTTCAAAACCTGGTTCGAAAAGTGGCAAAAGAGACGGGTATCGGTCGTTCCGGTCGGGGCGCGGGCGCCGGCAAGTTAAGTGCCGCCGTCGCAGCGCGTCGACGGAAGGCCAAGACGGCAACACCAGCAGTAACGTCTGCTCCAACCTCCGCCGACGGGACAGATACTGAGAGCATTGCATCCCTCAGTTTAGTTAGCGGGGAGGATCGGAAGCTCGATTTCGTAGAGGTTATGGCTTGTCCTGGAGGATGTGTGAACGGAGGTGGTCAGATGAAGCCAACTGTGCCTACACCTTCAGCTCCGGAAGCGATGGAagtagatgaagaagggtatcaGCGAGTTCTTCCCGACGATGGTGTAGCTGTCGCTGTGAATGGAGGAAGCAATGGCGTTGGTACAGGGACAGTTGcagggatggaggaagggatgcGATGGTCAACGAAAGAATGGGTTGCCAAGGTGGAAGATATCTATTGGACAGGATTACCTAcgcctccaccatcacctcCTCTTACTGCTTCAAACGTGAGCGGGTTTGCACCCCAAGTCAAGACCAACGGCATTACCAACGTTCACACCAAGAACGGTATCGACCGTAATCTTCAATCTGACCGGCTTGCCGAGGAAATCATCCATGAAGTCTGCGGGGACGATGCATCTAAGCGATGGGAGTTTATGAGGACGAGGTTTAGGAAGGTGGAGAGTGATGTTTTGTCATCAGGAGGGGTTACTCATGAGGCGGTCAAATGGTAG